One part of the Catalinimonas alkaloidigena genome encodes these proteins:
- a CDS encoding RHS repeat domain-containing protein: MAAEAAAEWDGQVTVRLVNQSGLEVWFDDFKVDHHWQKVVQENHYYPFGMNLAGLDMQGTPDHRFQYNGKEKQEALGLNWMDYGARYYDAQLGRWHAVDPAADLMRRHSTYNYAFDNPIRFIDPDGMVPEDCPNGDCRGLPDDAEVTQAETLTNKELYEYINSALEDLPGGGSIAFIEDSDLIEETYASLNDTEGGRASTGKLNKDDPYGFDDNVIISFKIVTEGNDERVNDGKYVSEKEVNTKNVRSREESSEISGGGQVSGKVKLVEPGVSLNGSSNTTTQRSKEEQGGLKNSSSKNAWNATARVEISVSVTGGGMIDRFRSGQKIIYSKPIRVTYRSKKDK; the protein is encoded by the coding sequence TTGGCAGCGGAGGCCGCGGCAGAATGGGACGGACAGGTGACGGTTCGTCTGGTCAACCAGAGTGGCCTGGAAGTATGGTTTGATGATTTCAAAGTAGACCATCATTGGCAGAAAGTGGTGCAGGAAAATCACTACTATCCGTTTGGGATGAACCTGGCCGGACTGGACATGCAGGGCACTCCCGATCACCGTTTCCAGTACAATGGAAAAGAAAAACAGGAAGCACTAGGCCTGAACTGGATGGACTATGGGGCACGTTATTACGATGCCCAACTTGGGAGATGGCATGCGGTAGATCCCGCGGCAGATTTAATGCGTCGCCATTCAACATATAACTATGCATTTGATAATCCTATACGCTTCATTGACCCAGATGGAATGGTACCTGAAGATTGCCCTAACGGTGACTGCAGAGGCTTACCCGATGATGCTGAAGTTACTCAAGCGGAAACATTAACGAATAAAGAATTGTACGAATATATCAATTCAGCTTTAGAAGATCTTCCTGGAGGTGGCTCCATAGCTTTTATTGAGGATTCAGACTTAATCGAAGAGACATATGCGTCATTAAACGATACGGAAGGAGGTAGGGCTTCGACAGGCAAATTAAATAAAGATGATCCTTATGGATTTGATGATAATGTTATAATAAGCTTTAAAATAGTGACGGAAGGAAACGATGAGAGGGTCAATGACGGCAAATATGTCTCTGAAAAAGAAGTAAATACTAAAAACGTTAGAAGTCGAGAGGAAAGTTCTGAAATTAGCGGTGGAGGCCAAGTATCTGGAAAAGTAAAATTGGTTGAACCTGGCGTATCTTTAAATGGATCATCTAATACTACGACTCAACGTTCGAAGGAGGAGCAAGGTGGTCTCAAAAATAGTTCTTCAAAAAATGCATGGAATGCTACTGCTAGAGTAGAAATAAGTGTGTCAGTGACAGGAGGAGGAATGATTGATCGGTTCAGATCAGGCCAG